In one window of Paracoccus saliphilus DNA:
- a CDS encoding FadR/GntR family transcriptional regulator, with product MPPASHITTNPGRAEPVLGATVQYVIDTLTMRIVSQEYGLDERLPSERQLAQDLGVARNTVREALDMIEARGMIRRRAGAGSFVIYDPDGASESLAPVAAETGPLQLQVMRGIIEPEMVRLAIVNMSPRQIEALGKILSQMEAVQIDAMAFVRLEEEFHRQIATGTGNPLLIACYNLVIDARRQAFRAPMYRRHLTPSRIATYQRGYNSLFNAIAARDIDEACEFMKLSLIEDQKLLLQDG from the coding sequence GTGCCGCCTGCCAGCCATATCACTACGAATCCGGGACGGGCCGAGCCCGTCCTTGGCGCGACCGTTCAATATGTCATCGACACGCTGACGATGCGGATCGTGTCGCAGGAATACGGGCTGGACGAGCGCCTGCCATCCGAGCGGCAACTGGCGCAGGATTTGGGGGTCGCTCGTAATACCGTGCGCGAGGCCTTGGACATGATCGAGGCGCGCGGCATGATCCGTCGCCGCGCCGGGGCCGGTTCCTTCGTCATTTATGATCCGGACGGTGCAAGTGAATCGCTGGCGCCGGTCGCGGCTGAAACGGGTCCGCTGCAACTTCAGGTGATGCGCGGCATCATCGAGCCGGAGATGGTCCGGCTGGCCATCGTCAACATGTCGCCGCGTCAGATCGAGGCTCTCGGCAAGATCCTATCGCAGATGGAGGCGGTGCAGATCGATGCGATGGCTTTTGTCCGGCTGGAGGAGGAATTCCACCGCCAGATCGCAACGGGCACGGGAAATCCGTTGCTGATCGCTTGTTATAATCTGGTGATCGACGCTCGCCGCCAGGCATTTCGTGCGCCGATGTATCGCCGTCATCTGACGCCGAGTCGCATCGCCACCTATCAGCGTGGCTACAATTCTCTGTTCAACGCGATTGCCGCGCGCGATATCGACGAGGCCTGTGAGTTCATGAAGCTGTCCCTGATCGAAGATCAGAAGCTGTTGCTGCAGGATGGTTAA
- a CDS encoding ABC transporter substrate-binding protein: protein MNRSTFAQRLAVSGSLPRLGATNRSPVRIGALTPLSGAEQYWGRPGLDGCRIWEDWINDRGGMMVSGKRHRVEIVEFDSAQGAEQTLEAARDMIERLHVRLILTLGGDSFAPALRYLMERRALVATLLPSDLTPDTPFLIAPAEVHPLFNVTGVEYLARQLPPSRRVALCSQRDSLGLPSLAVYRAAFDVVGWSRIKELRYDPDETDAEAIVTAMMADKPDVLCWCSSTPPMMLALTEAAYRLGFDGHILACTADDYPQMIDRTSPGFMERYIFQFPDFDDPKLADTAFFFRQPRAFFDAYNTRFPGEWSAVSWEYASILDLWHNAVEIADTVEPVSVLASMKHAQQMPHAFGPAIWSGRDLFGIDNALVGDWPVVAIREGRARIQEFGSVPDWLEKHGDKLVRQLEDLGQLWHQRLGEPLNHPAATASDLRSGTAS from the coding sequence ATGAACAGATCGACCTTTGCCCAAAGACTAGCCGTCAGCGGTTCCTTACCCCGCCTTGGCGCCACGAATCGCTCTCCCGTCCGGATCGGAGCCCTGACCCCTCTTTCCGGAGCCGAACAATATTGGGGGCGCCCCGGTCTGGACGGCTGCCGGATATGGGAGGATTGGATCAATGACCGTGGCGGCATGATGGTGTCGGGCAAACGTCACCGCGTCGAGATCGTCGAATTCGACAGCGCCCAAGGGGCCGAACAAACGCTGGAAGCCGCCCGCGACATGATCGAGCGGCTTCATGTGAGGCTGATCCTGACCCTCGGCGGCGACAGTTTTGCCCCCGCCCTGCGCTATCTGATGGAACGACGTGCGCTGGTTGCCACGCTGTTACCCTCGGATCTGACCCCCGACACACCATTCCTGATCGCGCCAGCCGAGGTACACCCCCTGTTCAACGTCACCGGCGTTGAATACCTGGCCCGCCAATTGCCACCCTCCCGCCGCGTCGCCTTGTGCAGTCAGCGCGACAGCCTGGGGTTGCCCTCTCTCGCGGTATACCGCGCGGCTTTCGATGTCGTGGGCTGGTCCCGCATCAAGGAACTACGCTACGACCCGGACGAGACCGATGCCGAAGCCATCGTCACCGCGATGATGGCCGACAAGCCCGATGTTCTTTGCTGGTGCTCTTCCACACCGCCAATGATGCTTGCCTTGACGGAAGCTGCATACCGATTGGGTTTTGATGGTCATATACTCGCCTGCACGGCCGATGATTATCCACAGATGATCGATCGCACCTCGCCGGGCTTCATGGAGCGCTACATCTTCCAGTTTCCGGATTTCGACGATCCGAAACTGGCCGATACCGCCTTTTTCTTTCGCCAGCCACGCGCCTTCTTCGACGCCTACAACACGCGCTTTCCAGGGGAATGGAGCGCCGTCAGCTGGGAATACGCCTCGATCCTAGATCTGTGGCACAACGCGGTCGAAATCGCAGATACGGTCGAACCGGTTTCGGTTCTTGCATCCATGAAACACGCCCAGCAAATGCCCCATGCCTTCGGCCCCGCGATCTGGAGCGGGCGTGATCTTTTCGGAATCGACAACGCGTTGGTCGGTGATTGGCCAGTGGTAGCGATCCGCGAAGGTCGCGCCCGGATCCAGGAATTCGGTTCGGTTCCAGACTGGCTCGAAAAGCATGGTGACAAGCTGGTTCGGCAGTTGGAGGATCTGGGCCAGCTCTGGCACCAACGGCTTGGCGAGCCGCTTAACCATCCTGCAGCAACAGCTTCTGATCTTCGATCAGGGACAGCTTCATGA
- the purU gene encoding formyltetrahydrofolate deformylase, with product MTKFCLTVACDSTRGIVAAISGYLADQGCNITASSQFDDPETGKFFMRVSFASEKGATLDKLNKGFAETAKTCGMTYQFHDEARKMKVIVMVSGFGHCLNDLLYRWRIGALPIDIVGVISNHLTYQKVVVNHDIPFHHIKVTKENKPEAEAAQMRIVEETGAELVVLARYMQVLSDEMCQKMSGRIINIHHSFLPSFKGANPYKQAYERGVKLIGATSHYVTADLDEGPIIEQDIIRVTHGQSPEDYVSLGRDVESQVLARAIHAHANHRVFLNNNKTVVFPASPGSYSSERMG from the coding sequence ATGACCAAATTCTGCCTAACAGTTGCCTGCGATTCCACGCGGGGTATCGTTGCCGCGATTTCCGGCTATCTCGCCGATCAGGGCTGCAACATCACCGCCAGTTCACAATTCGATGACCCGGAGACGGGCAAGTTCTTCATGCGCGTCAGCTTTGCCTCGGAAAAGGGCGCGACGCTGGACAAGCTGAACAAGGGCTTTGCCGAGACCGCGAAGACATGCGGGATGACATATCAATTCCACGATGAAGCGCGGAAGATGAAGGTCATCGTAATGGTTTCGGGCTTTGGACATTGCCTGAACGACTTGCTGTATCGCTGGCGTATCGGCGCGTTGCCGATCGACATCGTTGGTGTGATCTCGAACCACCTGACCTATCAGAAAGTGGTGGTGAATCACGATATTCCCTTCCACCACATCAAGGTCACGAAAGAGAACAAGCCCGAAGCCGAGGCCGCGCAGATGCGGATCGTCGAGGAGACCGGGGCAGAACTGGTCGTGCTGGCGCGCTACATGCAGGTGTTGTCGGACGAGATGTGCCAGAAGATGTCGGGGCGGATCATCAATATCCACCATTCATTCCTGCCCAGCTTCAAGGGCGCCAACCCCTACAAGCAGGCCTATGAGCGCGGCGTGAAGCTGATCGGGGCAACTTCGCATTACGTCACTGCCGACCTGGATGAAGGTCCGATCATCGAGCAGGACATTATCCGCGTGACGCATGGACAGTCGCCCGAAGACTATGTCAGCCTCGGGCGTGACGTGGAGAGCCAGGTTCTGGCGCGTGCGATCCATGCCCATGCCAACCATCGCGTGTTCCTGAACAACAACAAGACGGTGGTCTTCCCCGCTTCGCCGGGATCGTATTCAAGCGAGCGCATGGGATAG